A genome region from Nicotiana tabacum cultivar K326 chromosome 13, ASM71507v2, whole genome shotgun sequence includes the following:
- the LOC142168011 gene encoding uncharacterized protein LOC142168011: protein MSTVQNTPFTVVDEAPLQLQMWWYDLGEDGQKWVTKHLGALTDIMKIKPRDDLIEALVTFWDPVHNVFRFSDFELTPTLEEIAGYSGFGRDLRNQELIFPRALSVHRFFDLLNISKQIRKTNVVEGCCSFYFLYSRFGQPNGFEIHEKGLNNKQNKDTWHIHRRFAFIMAFLGIMVFLNKERTIDTRIARVVQVLTTKEHHTLAPIILSDIYRALTLCKSGAKFFEGCNILLQMWLIEHLRHHPKFMSYGPSKDNFIDSYEERVKDYNSPEGMEAWISHLRSLNASQIEWTLGWLPLRDVIHMSALKSHLLLLGLRSVQPYAPHRVLRHLGRYQVVPKDEDLSVQVIELHPEAPLPEALIQQIWNVCRYLKDDNQVPDPARGEVDPGYAIWFGKRSRVDDVPEPKRPTKRPHVQAFDDKIQERLAWGEQEKGYKTTIHALEERLRNLNFEKDLQEQKAEGEKKSLIHKNEALRAQLQQMKKASKVPVRSWKDQRTITNLMEKVQDYDSLLAKTEKTLDKAKEKIVQLNEKAESSKDRQVTKFEEERAQF, encoded by the coding sequence atgagcactgTCCAGAACACACCGTTCACAGTTGTAGACGAGGCTCCACTtcagcttcagatgtggtggtatgatttaggagaagatggtcagaaatgggtcaccAAGCACCTGGGAGCCCTCACCGATATTATGAAAATTAAACCACGGGACGATTTGATTGAggcactagtgactttttgggaccctgttcacaatgtttttcgcttctccgattttgagctaactcccactttagaagagatagctggatattccgGGTTTGGCAGGGATTTGAGAAACCAGGAGCTCATATTCCCGAGGGCTCTTTCTGTACACCGATTCTTcgatcttctgaacatcagtaagcAAATTAGAAAGACCAACGTAGtcgaagggtgttgttctttctacttccTGTACTCTAGGTTCGGGCAGCCAAATGGGTTTGAAATACATGAAAAGGGCCTTAACAACAAGCAGAACAAAGACACATGGCATATTCATCGTCGCTTCGCCTTTATAATGGCGTTTCTGGGAATTATGGTCTTCCTAAACAAGGAGCGGACAATTGATACCCGCATAGCCAGGGttgtacaggtcctcactaccaaagaacatcacactcttgccccgatcattctatcagacatttatcgggcgttaaCTTTGTGCAAGTCtggggcaaaattcttcgaagggtgcaatattttgttacaaatgtggttgattgagcatctccgacatcaccccaagttcatgagcTATGGTCCGAGCAAGGACAATTTCATTGATAGTTACgaagaaagagtaaaagattacaactctccagaagggatggaagcctggatatcccacCTAAGATCTTTAAatgcaagtcaaattgagtggactttgggatggctccctcTAAGAGATGTGATACACATGTCTGCCCTAAAAAGtcatttgttgttgttgggtttgagaagtgtccagccgtatgcgccacatAGAGTTCTAAGACATCTAGGAAGGTACCAAGTAGTACctaaagatgaagatttgagtgtgcaagttattgagctacaccccgaagcccCACTCCCCGAAGCTTTAATCCAGCAAATTTGGAATGTTTGTCGCTACTTGAAAGATGATAATCAGGTGCCAGATCCTGCGAGAGGTGAGGTAGATCCGGGTTATGCTATATGGTTTGGGAAgaggtctcgcgtggatgatgtgcCAGAGCCCAAAAGGCCCACAAAAAGaccgcatgttcaagcctttgatgataaaatccaagaacggttggccTGGGGTGAACAGGAAAAGGGATACAAaacaactattcatgccttagaagaaaggCTGAGAAACCTCAATTTTGAGAAAGACTTGCAAGAACAAAAAGccgaaggggaaaagaagagtctgatccACAAAAATGAAGCCCTTCGTGCTCAacttcaacagatgaagaaagcctctaaagtgccagtgagaagttggaaagaccAGAGAACCATTACCAATCTGATGGAAAAGGTGCAAGATTACGATTCCCTCTTGGCAAAGACTGAAAAGACGTTGGACAAAGCCAAGGAAAAGATCGTACAGCTAAATGAGAAGGCCGAATCAAGTAAGGATCGCCAAGTaacaaaatttgaagaagagagGGCTCAATTCTAG
- the LOC142168012 gene encoding uncharacterized protein LOC142168012 — MGLNMAINLNVHELLVMGDSDLLIRQAQGDWETRDIKLIPYRQCVEDLSKRFKSIEFRYIPRFHNELADALATLASMLPYPGNTHIDPLEIQIRDQHGYCNTIEAEPDGEPWYRDIKQFLKTREYPEHANRDQKRTVRRLSNGFFLSGEILYKRTPDLNLLRCVDAKEAEIIMNEVHSGVCGPHMNGYVLAKKILRAGYYWLTMERDCFRFVRKCHQCQIHSDLIHSPPSELFFCKARIGCAKIRFQLLPKESGTFDLNTSRNQLRHNACEDIGSQDPSSHHQIKKQACENIS, encoded by the exons atgggtcTGAACATGGCAATAAATCTAAATGTGCATGAACTGTTGgtgatgggagattcagatttgcttattcGGCAGGCTCAAGGTgattgggagactcgagacatcaagctcattccatatagacaatgtgtggaggatcttagcaaaaggttcaagtccatcgaattcaggtacattcccaggtttcacaatgaATTAGCTGATGCCTTGGCAACCCTGGCCTCAATGCTTCCATATCCGGGCAATACTCACATTGACCCATTAGAAATTCAAATTCGGGATCaacatggttattgcaatacaattgaagcagaaccagatggtgaaccatggtatcgtGATATTAAACAGTTtctgaaaacaagagaatatccggaacatgctaatagggatcaaaagagaactgtTAGGCGACTCTCtaatggtttctttttgagtggggaaatcctatacaaaagaactccggatttgaatttgttgagatgtgtGGATGCCAAAGAAGCTGAAATAATTATGAATGAGGTGCATTCGGGAGTttgtggcccgcacatgaatggatatgttctagcaaagaaaatccttcgggcaggatattattggcttactatggaacgagattgctttcgttttgttcgcaagtgccaCCAGTGTCAGATTCACAGTGATTTGATTCACTCGCCTCCTTCAGAGTT GTTTTTCTGCAAAGCACGGATTGGATGTGCAAAAATAAGATTCCAACTCTTGCCAAAAGAAAGTGGAACCTTTGATCTCAACACCAGCCGCAACCAACTTCGACATAATGCATGcgaagacatagggtctcaagatCCATCTTCTCATCATCAGATCAAGAAACAAGCTTGTGAGAATATTTCATAG